The Sulfurospirillum diekertiae genomic sequence GAGGGTACTTTCCCTGGTGGCGTTCACTTAGAAATGACAGGACAAGATGTGACTGAGTGTATCGGTGGAGCCCAAGATATCACCGAAGAGAACCTTGCATGCCGCTATCAAACACAGTGCGACCCACGCCTCAACGCCAACCAAGCCTTAGAGCTTGCATTTCTGATAGCAGACTCCCTCAAAGACGCTCGTCAACGATTTTTAGCGCAATAAAATTGCTTTACATGTAAAGGTGAAAATCTTTACATGTAAAACTCATCTTCCACTCAGCCAATCACTCTTCGAGAATGGATACTGTTTTTTAAACTCTACTTCATCAAAATCAAAACGGTAATTTTCCATATACGTTTTTACTAACTGGTACGCATCGTTGATTGCTTGAAATTTGACAGTATCGCCATTTGGGGCGTCTGGATGAAATTCTTTGGAGAGGGAAAGGTAAAGTTTGTGAAGAGTCTTTTTATCGGTTTTGGAGACAACGCCCAAGGTTGTGAGTGCTTTTTCAAAATCACTGTACTCTAAACCTTGGAACATCGCTTCTCCTTTTAAAGCTTCTTAGCGCTTCGTTTGCGCTCTTTTTTCTTGTGTAGCCAAATGTAAATAGCAGCAAAGATAACAATAAAAACGATCAATGCTATTGATATTGTGTGTAAATGCTCATTGAGGAGCGCTTCATTTTGACCAAAGAAATAGCCTAAAAATGTCAAAATACTAACCCAAATACCCGCTCCAAAGCCTGTGTAAAAACAAAAAAGTCCTAAATGCATACGTGCCAAGCCAGCAGGCAAAGAAATGTAGTGGCGAATCACAGGAATCAGTCTTGCGGTAAACGTTGAGAATGAACCGTGTGTTTTAAAAAACAGTTCGACTTTTTCCAGCGTTTCTGGCTTAATAAAAACATAATGTCCATACTTCAAAATCAACTTTCGACCTAACTTGACTGCCAAATAATAGTTCAAAAGTGCACCTGAAATGCTTCCGAGCGTTCCAAGGGCAATCACAACAACTAAATTCATCTCGCCTTTGGCACACAAATACCCAGCGGGTATCATCACCACTTCGCTGGGGAGTGGGAAAATACTGCTTTCAATCAACATCATTATAAAAATACCAAGGTATCCTAAAACTCCAACGGTTTGAACAATCCAATCAATAATAGCGTGCATAAAACTCCTATTTTGTTTCTTTTAACTCAATCATACGATCACTGCACCACGATGCTAAATCTTTATCGTGTGTGATAAGCAAAATACCTATTCGGTCTAAAAACTGCATCAACAGTTGCATGACATGTAATCCTGTAATGTTATCGAGCGCAGAGGTGGGCTCATCGGCTAAGATGAGGGCAGGTTTCATCAATAGTGCTCTTAAAATAGAGCATCTTTGAAGCTGTCCACCACTGAGTTGATGCGGTTTTTGAGCCAATACCTCCGTGTCAAGATCAAGTGCATCGCATAACTGATGCAAATCGTGTAAAGGAGCAACATCGCTGATCTGATTGACAATGGTATAGGTCGGATGAAACGATGTGTAAGGGTCTTGAAAAATCTG encodes the following:
- a CDS encoding DedA family protein; protein product: MHAIIDWIVQTVGVLGYLGIFIMMLIESSIFPLPSEVVMIPAGYLCAKGEMNLVVVIALGTLGSISGALLNYYLAVKLGRKLILKYGHYVFIKPETLEKVELFFKTHGSFSTFTARLIPVIRHYISLPAGLARMHLGLFCFYTGFGAGIWVSILTFLGYFFGQNEALLNEHLHTISIALIVFIVIFAAIYIWLHKKKERKRSAKKL
- a CDS encoding DnaJ domain-containing protein is translated as MFQGLEYSDFEKALTTLGVVSKTDKKTLHKLYLSLSKEFHPDAPNGDTVKFQAINDAYQLVKTYMENYRFDFDEVEFKKQYPFSKSDWLSGR
- a CDS encoding ATP-binding cassette domain-containing protein codes for the protein MSQEVLRIENLSFAYPNSKLLYDNFSLHVKVGEVVAILGASGSGKSTLFELIAGNLKAKSGTIHAMKLSQIFQDPYTSFHPTYTIVNQISDVAPLHDLHQLCDALDLDTEVLAQKPHQLSGGQLQRCSILRALLMKPALILADEPTSALDNITGLHVMQLLMQFLDRIGILLITHDKDLASWCSDRMIELKETK